The proteins below are encoded in one region of Ferruginibacter lapsinanis:
- the secA gene encoding preprotein translocase subunit SecA, which yields MIGFISKLFGGNKSEKDIKKITPQIAVINQHFSQYQSLSNDELRNKTQEFRGRIKAYLNAIETEINAKKEAAENLPVEEINNRDIIYQEIDKLKKDKDKQIEEILNEILPEAFAVVKETARRFKENSTLEATATELDRTLAVKKQHISIEGDKSIYKNTWLAAGGEVTWNMVHYDVQLIGGAVLHSGKIAEMATGEGKTLVSTLPAYLNALAGEGVHIVTVNDYLARRDSEWNGPIFEWLGITVDCIDKHEPNSDARRDAYNADITYGTNNEFGFDYLRDNMVHSPDEMVQRKHHFAMVDEVDSVLIDDARTPLIISGPIGHNDNIQQFFDLKPRIEKLVEAQKKATNQFLIEAKKKIAEGNDDPKDGGLALMRAHRGLPKNSALIKFLSEPGMRVKLQKSENYYLADQQKEMPKVDQELYFHIDEKNNQVDLTDKGINLITGAGEDPEFFILPDIATKLADIEKASLSAEEKLHSKEILLNEYSLKADRIHTIQQLLKAYTLFEKDVEYVVMDGAVKIVDEQTGRILDGRRYSDGLHQSIEAKENVKIEASTQTYATVTLQNYFRMYHKLCGMTGTAETEAAELWDIYKLDVVTIPTNLKAIRKDEQDLVYKTKREKYKAVIDEIERLRLAGRPSLVGTTSVEVSELLSRMLKQKNIPHNVLNAKQHAKEAQVVAEAGLAGAVTIATNMAGRGTDIKLGPGVKDAGGLAIVGTERHESRRVDRQLRGRAGRQGDPGSTQFFVSLEDDLMRMFGSERIAGLMDRMGYKEGEVIQHSMISKSIERAQKKVEENNFGIRKRLLEYDDVMNKQRNVVYSKRNHALFGERLALDLDNAFYSVAEGLIYSFRESGNYDDFKLAVILNFGIDTTVTAEELEKGDINMIAEKLYSESKTNYNRKTKAIAEQTYPIIKNIRKEQGSHIENVAVPFTDGKKMMQALANLDKTIATEGAELTNALERSITLGLIDDAWKEHLRAMDDLRHSVQTAGYEQKDPLVIYKIEAFNAFKQMDDQVNKDIVSFLCHCSIPVEETNAGKIKEGREQKTDMSKMNVNKAQVDAVGADYAANERDYFDPSDPIQKHEPIRVEKMPGRNEPCPCGSGKKYKQCHGKEA from the coding sequence ATGATAGGCTTTATATCGAAATTATTCGGAGGTAATAAAAGTGAGAAAGACATAAAAAAAATAACTCCGCAAATTGCTGTCATAAATCAGCATTTTTCTCAATACCAATCTCTATCCAATGATGAATTGAGAAATAAGACTCAGGAGTTTCGTGGTCGCATTAAAGCATACCTGAATGCAATCGAAACTGAGATCAATGCTAAAAAAGAAGCAGCAGAAAATTTACCTGTAGAAGAGATCAATAACCGTGATATCATTTATCAGGAAATAGATAAACTTAAAAAAGACAAAGACAAACAGATCGAAGAGATCCTGAATGAGATCTTGCCGGAAGCTTTTGCCGTAGTAAAAGAAACTGCCCGTCGTTTTAAAGAAAATTCTACGCTTGAAGCAACCGCAACAGAATTAGACAGAACGTTAGCCGTAAAAAAACAACATATCTCTATTGAAGGGGATAAATCTATTTATAAAAATACCTGGTTGGCTGCAGGTGGTGAAGTTACCTGGAACATGGTTCACTATGATGTTCAGCTGATCGGTGGTGCGGTTTTACACTCCGGAAAAATTGCCGAGATGGCTACCGGTGAGGGTAAAACGCTGGTAAGTACTTTGCCTGCTTATCTAAATGCATTAGCTGGCGAGGGAGTACATATTGTTACAGTGAATGATTACCTGGCCCGTAGGGATAGCGAATGGAACGGACCGATCTTTGAATGGTTAGGTATCACTGTTGATTGTATTGATAAACATGAACCAAATAGTGATGCAAGAAGAGATGCATACAATGCAGATATCACCTACGGAACTAATAACGAATTTGGCTTTGATTATTTGAGAGATAACATGGTACACAGTCCCGATGAAATGGTACAGCGCAAACATCATTTTGCGATGGTGGATGAGGTGGATAGTGTATTGATAGATGATGCCCGTACGCCTTTAATTATCAGTGGACCGATCGGACACAATGATAATATCCAACAATTCTTTGATCTGAAACCTCGTATTGAAAAATTAGTAGAGGCGCAGAAAAAAGCAACCAATCAATTTTTAATTGAAGCAAAAAAGAAAATTGCCGAAGGCAATGATGATCCTAAAGACGGTGGCTTAGCATTGATGAGAGCCCACAGAGGGTTGCCAAAGAACAGTGCTTTAATCAAATTCCTGAGTGAACCGGGAATGAGAGTGAAATTACAGAAAAGTGAAAACTACTACCTGGCAGATCAACAAAAAGAAATGCCTAAAGTAGACCAGGAATTGTATTTCCACATAGATGAAAAAAATAATCAGGTGGATCTTACTGATAAAGGTATTAACCTGATCACCGGCGCCGGAGAAGATCCTGAATTCTTTATCCTTCCTGATATCGCTACTAAGTTAGCTGATATTGAAAAAGCATCTTTGAGTGCAGAAGAAAAATTACATAGCAAAGAAATTTTATTGAATGAATATTCTTTGAAAGCAGACAGAATACATACCATCCAACAATTATTAAAAGCCTATACCTTATTTGAAAAAGACGTGGAGTATGTGGTAATGGATGGTGCTGTTAAAATTGTTGATGAACAAACTGGTCGTATTTTAGATGGTCGTAGATATAGTGATGGCTTACATCAATCGATTGAAGCAAAAGAAAATGTAAAGATCGAAGCCTCTACACAAACCTACGCTACTGTTACTTTACAGAATTATTTCAGGATGTATCACAAACTGTGTGGTATGACAGGTACTGCAGAAACAGAAGCAGCTGAGTTGTGGGATATCTACAAATTAGATGTGGTAACTATTCCAACTAACCTGAAAGCTATCCGTAAAGATGAACAAGACCTGGTATATAAAACCAAGAGAGAAAAATACAAAGCGGTTATTGATGAAATAGAGCGTTTACGCCTTGCCGGCAGACCTTCATTGGTTGGTACAACATCTGTTGAAGTAAGTGAATTATTAAGCAGAATGTTGAAACAAAAAAATATCCCTCACAATGTATTAAATGCGAAACAACATGCTAAAGAAGCACAAGTAGTTGCTGAAGCAGGTTTGGCAGGAGCTGTTACCATTGCAACCAATATGGCTGGCCGTGGTACGGATATCAAACTCGGACCTGGTGTAAAAGACGCAGGTGGTTTGGCCATCGTTGGTACAGAAAGACATGAGAGTCGTCGTGTTGACAGACAGTTACGTGGTCGTGCCGGTCGTCAGGGAGATCCTGGTAGCACACAATTTTTTGTGAGTCTGGAAGATGACCTGATGCGTATGTTCGGCAGCGAACGTATTGCCGGATTGATGGACAGAATGGGATACAAAGAAGGTGAAGTAATTCAGCACAGCATGATCTCTAAATCTATTGAAAGAGCACAGAAAAAAGTAGAAGAAAATAACTTCGGTATTCGTAAAAGATTGCTGGAGTATGATGATGTGATGAACAAACAACGTAATGTGGTGTACAGTAAACGTAACCATGCTTTGTTTGGAGAAAGATTAGCATTAGATCTTGATAATGCTTTCTATTCTGTTGCAGAAGGGCTTATTTATTCGTTCAGAGAAAGTGGCAACTACGATGATTTTAAACTGGCTGTAATTTTAAATTTCGGTATTGATACCACTGTAACTGCTGAAGAGTTAGAAAAAGGCGATATCAATATGATCGCAGAGAAATTGTATAGCGAATCAAAGACCAATTATAACAGAAAAACAAAAGCTATTGCAGAGCAAACCTATCCGATCATTAAAAATATCCGTAAAGAACAAGGCAGTCATATAGAAAATGTAGCTGTGCCTTTTACTGATGGTAAAAAAATGATGCAAGCATTGGCTAATCTGGATAAAACAATTGCTACTGAAGGAGCAGAACTTACCAATGCCTTGGAACGTAGTATCACATTAGGTTTGATTGATGATGCCTGGAAAGAACATCTACGTGCTATGGATGATCTGCGTCACAGCGTACAAACAGCAGGCTACGAACAAAAAGACCCGTTGGTTATTTATAAGATAGAAGCATTCAACGCATTCAAGCAAATGGATGACCAGGTGAATAAAGATATCGTAAGCTTCCTTTGTCATTGCTCAATTCCAGTTGAAGAAACCAATGCAGGAAAAATAAAAGAAGGCAGAGAGCAAAAAACTGATATGAGCAAGATGAATGTAAATAAAGCTCAGGTTGATGCTGTAGGTGCTGATTATGCAGCTAATGAAAGAGATTATTTCGATCCGTCTGATCCGATTCAAAAGCATGAACCTATCAGAGTAGAAAAAATGCCAGGTAGAAATGAACCTTGCCCTTGTGGTAGTGGCAAAAAATACAAACAATGCCACGGAAAAGAAGCTTAA
- the atpG gene encoding ATP synthase F1 subunit gamma, protein MSGALKEVRNRIKSVQSTQQITKAMKMVSAAKLRRAQDAITQMRPYAQKLQEMLSNIISGGDGNVDISLAAERSVEKVLIIVVTSDRGLCGGYNSNLIKLAKQTIKDKYSTQSAKGNVQVLPIGKKGYEHFTKNGFKVVDKYWDIFTGLSFDKVQAAAKYAMDAFANKEIDAVELVYSEFKNAATQMFIAESFLPVQKVAQQSGEKKSDFIFEPGKEVLIAELMPKILNTQLFKAVLDANASEHGARMTAMDKASDNANELLKSLKISYNRARQAAITTELTEIVSGAAALNG, encoded by the coding sequence ATGTCAGGTGCATTAAAAGAAGTACGTAACCGAATTAAAAGTGTTCAGAGCACACAGCAGATTACTAAAGCCATGAAAATGGTGAGTGCTGCAAAATTGCGTAGAGCACAAGATGCTATTACTCAAATGCGTCCTTATGCTCAAAAGCTGCAGGAAATGCTGAGCAATATTATCAGTGGAGGAGATGGAAATGTGGATATCTCCCTGGCAGCAGAAAGATCGGTTGAAAAAGTATTGATCATTGTTGTTACCAGTGATAGAGGTCTTTGCGGTGGTTATAACAGTAACCTGATAAAATTGGCCAAACAAACCATTAAGGACAAATACAGTACCCAAAGTGCAAAAGGAAATGTTCAAGTATTGCCGATAGGGAAGAAAGGGTATGAGCATTTTACAAAAAACGGATTTAAAGTAGTTGATAAATACTGGGATATTTTTACAGGCTTAAGTTTTGATAAAGTGCAGGCCGCTGCAAAGTATGCAATGGATGCTTTTGCCAATAAAGAAATTGATGCGGTAGAATTGGTGTACAGTGAATTTAAAAATGCTGCAACACAAATGTTCATTGCTGAATCTTTCTTACCTGTTCAAAAAGTGGCACAGCAATCAGGAGAGAAAAAATCAGATTTTATTTTTGAACCGGGCAAAGAGGTGTTGATCGCAGAGTTGATGCCTAAGATATTGAATACACAATTGTTTAAAGCAGTGTTGGATGCCAATGCCAGTGAGCATGGAGCAAGAATGACAGCAATGGATAAGGCAAGTGACAATGCAAACGAATTGTTGAAATCTTTAAAGATCAGTTACAACAGAGCAAGACAAGCGGCTATTACAACAGAGTTGACAGAAATTGTGAGTGGAGCAGCAGCACTGAATGGATAA